The proteins below are encoded in one region of Corynebacterium felinum:
- a CDS encoding DUF5979 domain-containing protein: MAQSLSQSVRGRCALIALAVLSLVAALIVVPAVHNQAHAVQTEGFTVSNIKVENPVGSNVRDNNAKTTFKWSAAGLKRVAKPGEGFELELPPELEIAANAQSDQALKYESKKVGTCTFSSRKVSCTFDEGVNQFQHKNDMSGDVEFDSIAVQNNPYRVAYTKDTIPFTFNGQPVDGAIPGGINAAKQAEYKEIPFGKGSTPIGAVSTEIPWLMNFNPTQLHRAFPNTFIQPDGQNNFTMTITDTVGDGYDLAAFENREVSLVETTSKENPGNTSGSAINNSKNTGSRKDFKVEVAYSGPTRTITLTGPFKADANYRLFVPSPLVGNARSGVSYTNNASVNGTDISSNPSVSFTNSAKVTITMRDGFGAVALTKVVQGDAAASIPADTKFTIKMNYTLPENKTPEQFADWGNDKPEQVAPGQNQGQVSLEIPVGQQTPFPKLFPSGTVLTLAEDLPTVNGVVFDASKIEFKENNQVVTQITIASQKMSEVTVRNWADRAKVPFNISKKVVAPQGFQAPAHVTATYQCGDAPAAQVQVPTNNSPVKVGEFPVGTSCAVTAESAAEVAGFKATAEGLNQPVVLGTDAAANTAVITNTYVAKTGSLALSKKVVAQDGVVVPADKNFEFALTCTKDGAEVKNEPKVVVGQQASTVIAGIPAGAECRVVEDETKALDGVDNALLKVTAPAAVTVEADQVAQLAVTNTYSKAISSFTIEKKLNDQAPAAASTKAFTFNVACTKDNQPVAIDPVTITGAGSATVNAPVGAQCTVTEDEAEIEGYTHTNSIEGGTFTVSATPNAVVATNTYIKDVGNFDITKKLVDPDQVATGKTFTFTYTCTNTVVELSENEKSGTFSLKAGETHTLSNLPAGTNCQIAETGAEVDGANLTTSGLDSVTIVKGATQQAEVTNTYAAWRGELTVGKTLSGTAANLDSVKALSFDVEYRCELGGKEVASGTVSVAAGAKKAVSDLRSGATCTLTEKKESITAPEGVVFNAAKSTMAATVTVGADKSNVDVALNNHFDQLGKVAVEKKVAGLAAGIQDNSSREFEFEFSYVDGDGKDVTKELKVAHAQVVELPALPAGTTVVLKEKAAANGALTSWSTPEFSSPTAGVVVDRGDGSAVITVPADSFATPAKVLVTNKANIPWWWLLVPLIPLVVAPAFALIPGGQEKVSPVVPGTPAPAESQVAAQTPSKGMAKSAPAPAQQAPKSGLANTGASVLGLLAVALVVIAGGVLLIRRGRTQR; the protein is encoded by the coding sequence ATGGCACAAAGTTTAAGTCAGTCGGTGCGTGGGCGTTGTGCGCTCATCGCACTGGCAGTTCTCAGCCTTGTGGCTGCCTTGATTGTTGTACCTGCGGTGCACAATCAGGCCCATGCGGTGCAGACTGAAGGTTTCACAGTTTCAAATATCAAGGTTGAAAACCCTGTAGGTAGCAACGTTCGTGATAACAATGCGAAAACCACTTTTAAGTGGTCTGCTGCAGGCTTGAAGCGTGTTGCAAAGCCTGGTGAAGGTTTTGAACTAGAGCTTCCTCCAGAGTTGGAGATTGCGGCAAACGCACAGTCAGATCAAGCATTGAAGTATGAAAGCAAAAAGGTAGGTACCTGTACCTTTAGTTCTCGTAAGGTTAGCTGTACCTTCGATGAGGGTGTGAACCAGTTCCAGCACAAGAACGATATGTCGGGCGATGTGGAGTTCGATTCCATCGCGGTGCAAAACAATCCTTATCGGGTTGCCTACACCAAAGACACCATTCCTTTTACTTTCAATGGCCAGCCGGTCGACGGTGCTATCCCAGGCGGGATTAACGCTGCAAAACAGGCGGAGTACAAGGAAATTCCTTTCGGCAAGGGCTCCACTCCTATCGGCGCAGTGAGCACTGAGATCCCATGGTTGATGAACTTCAACCCAACCCAGCTGCATCGTGCATTTCCGAATACCTTTATTCAGCCCGATGGCCAGAATAATTTCACCATGACCATCACCGATACCGTTGGTGATGGTTATGATCTGGCTGCTTTTGAAAACAGGGAAGTAAGCTTGGTGGAGACCACCAGCAAGGAAAACCCAGGCAATACCAGTGGCTCTGCTATTAATAACTCCAAAAATACAGGTTCACGCAAGGACTTTAAGGTGGAGGTGGCATACAGCGGTCCGACCCGTACGATCACGTTGACTGGTCCTTTCAAAGCTGATGCGAACTACCGCCTGTTTGTTCCATCCCCGCTTGTGGGAAATGCGCGATCCGGTGTGTCCTACACCAACAATGCCTCGGTGAACGGCACTGATATTTCCTCGAATCCTTCCGTGAGCTTCACCAACTCAGCGAAGGTCACTATCACCATGCGTGATGGTTTCGGCGCTGTAGCGTTGACCAAGGTCGTTCAAGGTGATGCCGCTGCCTCGATTCCAGCTGATACCAAGTTCACCATCAAGATGAACTACACCTTGCCGGAGAACAAGACCCCAGAGCAGTTTGCAGATTGGGGCAATGATAAGCCGGAGCAGGTTGCCCCAGGGCAAAACCAAGGCCAGGTTTCTCTGGAAATTCCTGTTGGTCAGCAGACTCCATTCCCGAAGCTGTTCCCGAGCGGAACTGTGCTGACTCTCGCTGAGGATCTGCCCACCGTTAATGGTGTGGTGTTTGATGCCAGCAAGATTGAATTCAAGGAAAATAACCAGGTGGTTACTCAAATCACCATTGCCAGCCAGAAGATGAGCGAAGTTACTGTCCGTAACTGGGCTGATCGTGCGAAGGTGCCGTTCAACATCTCGAAGAAGGTTGTTGCACCTCAGGGCTTCCAGGCACCGGCGCATGTTACTGCTACTTATCAGTGCGGCGATGCCCCAGCGGCACAGGTTCAGGTTCCTACTAACAATTCCCCTGTCAAGGTTGGCGAATTCCCAGTGGGTACTTCCTGCGCAGTCACAGCAGAAAGCGCAGCTGAGGTTGCAGGCTTTAAGGCGACTGCCGAGGGTTTGAACCAGCCAGTTGTTTTGGGCACTGATGCGGCAGCAAATACTGCTGTGATCACCAACACCTATGTTGCCAAGACTGGTTCGCTTGCACTGAGCAAGAAGGTTGTTGCCCAAGACGGTGTGGTTGTTCCTGCAGATAAGAACTTCGAGTTTGCTCTCACTTGCACCAAGGATGGTGCTGAGGTGAAGAATGAGCCGAAGGTGGTTGTCGGTCAGCAAGCGTCAACTGTTATTGCGGGCATCCCAGCGGGCGCTGAATGCCGCGTTGTTGAGGATGAAACCAAGGCTCTTGACGGCGTCGATAATGCGCTGCTGAAAGTTACCGCCCCTGCCGCAGTGACGGTTGAGGCTGATCAGGTCGCACAACTGGCAGTAACGAATACGTACTCGAAGGCGATCAGCTCCTTCACTATTGAGAAGAAGCTGAATGACCAGGCACCAGCGGCGGCGTCGACAAAGGCTTTCACTTTTAACGTTGCATGCACCAAGGATAATCAGCCTGTAGCAATCGATCCTGTCACCATCACCGGTGCAGGTAGCGCTACTGTAAACGCCCCTGTGGGTGCGCAGTGCACGGTTACTGAGGATGAGGCTGAAATCGAAGGATACACCCATACGAACAGCATTGAGGGTGGCACGTTCACGGTGAGCGCAACCCCGAATGCTGTTGTGGCAACGAATACCTATATCAAGGATGTGGGCAACTTCGATATCACCAAGAAGCTGGTTGATCCTGATCAGGTTGCTACGGGTAAGACTTTCACCTTCACCTACACCTGCACCAACACCGTTGTGGAATTAAGCGAGAATGAGAAGTCTGGCACGTTTAGCTTAAAGGCAGGCGAAACCCACACCCTGTCGAACTTGCCAGCGGGGACGAACTGCCAGATCGCAGAAACTGGTGCGGAAGTTGACGGCGCAAACTTGACGACGTCGGGGCTGGATTCCGTGACCATTGTTAAGGGTGCAACGCAGCAAGCTGAAGTGACCAACACCTACGCCGCATGGCGCGGTGAGCTCACTGTGGGCAAGACTCTCAGCGGTACCGCCGCGAATCTTGACTCGGTCAAGGCACTATCCTTTGATGTTGAATATCGTTGTGAGCTCGGGGGCAAGGAAGTTGCTTCCGGAACTGTGTCGGTGGCTGCTGGTGCAAAGAAGGCCGTGTCGGATCTGCGTTCCGGTGCTACCTGTACGCTGACCGAAAAGAAGGAGTCGATCACGGCACCAGAGGGCGTTGTCTTTAACGCCGCCAAGTCGACGATGGCTGCTACCGTAACTGTGGGCGCAGATAAATCTAACGTCGATGTTGCGTTAAACAATCACTTTGACCAGTTAGGCAAGGTCGCGGTGGAGAAGAAGGTGGCTGGTTTGGCCGCTGGTATTCAGGATAATTCCAGCCGCGAGTTCGAATTCGAATTCAGCTATGTTGATGGCGATGGCAAGGATGTGACCAAGGAACTTAAGGTTGCCCATGCCCAGGTGGTGGAATTGCCTGCTCTTCCTGCTGGCACCACAGTTGTGCTGAAGGAAAAGGCTGCAGCTAATGGTGCGTTGACGTCGTGGTCTACTCCAGAATTTAGCTCCCCTACAGCTGGTGTTGTGGTTGATCGTGGCGATGGTTCTGCTGTGATCACGGTGCCAGCCGATAGCTTTGCTACTCCTGCGAAGGTGCTTGTGACCAACAAGGCGAATATTCCTTGGTGGTGGCTGCTTGTTCCGCTGATTCCTTTGGTTGTTGCTCCTGCCTTTGCTTTGATTCCAGGTGGGCAAGAGAAGGTTTCCCCTGTGGTTCCTGGAACTCCGGCACCAGCAGAAAGCCAGGTTGCAGCTCAGACCCCATCCAAGGGTATGGCAAAGAGTGCACCTGCACCTGCACAGCAAGCGCCGAAGTCTGGTTTGGCTAATACCGGTGCATCGGTGTTGGGCTTGCTCGCTGTGGCACTTGTGGTGATCGCTGGTGGTGTGCTGTTGATCCGTCGGGGTCGTACGCAGCGCTAA
- the glmM gene encoding phosphoglucosamine mutase has translation MARLFGTDGVRGLANEVLTAPLALRLGAAAAEVLTSEHRSSKRRPLAVIGRDPRVSGEMLAAALAAGMSSRGVDVLRVGVLPTPAVAYLTEFYGADMGVMISASHNPMPDNGIKFFSKGGHKLPDSIEDQIEKAMESLPETGPTGHGIGRVIEEAVDAQQHYLDHLAESMPRRLDGITVVVDCANGAASTVAPLAYEAAGARVIAVHNEPSAYNINDNCGSTHIDQVRQAVLKHGADLGLAHDGDADRCLAVDAEGAVVDGDQIMAILALAMKENGELRKSTLVATVMSNLGLRLAMDEAGITLRTTKVGDRYVLEDLNAGGYSLGGEQSGHIVMPDYGTTGDGTLTGLALMSRMAETNVSLQSLAGAMTVLPQVLINVPVSDKSVIASHPDVAAALEMAEDELGNSGRVLLRASGTEELFRVMVEAPTEEIARRIAGKLAAVVAHV, from the coding sequence ATGGCACGACTGTTTGGCACTGATGGGGTTCGGGGTTTAGCGAACGAGGTTTTAACTGCACCGTTGGCGTTGCGTTTGGGGGCGGCTGCTGCGGAGGTTTTGACTAGTGAGCATCGTTCGTCGAAGCGTCGCCCGTTGGCTGTGATTGGCCGTGATCCTCGTGTGTCGGGTGAGATGCTTGCTGCGGCGTTGGCGGCGGGTATGTCTAGCCGGGGTGTTGATGTGTTGCGTGTGGGTGTTCTTCCGACTCCTGCGGTGGCGTATCTGACTGAGTTTTATGGTGCTGATATGGGTGTGATGATTTCCGCCTCCCATAATCCGATGCCTGATAATGGTATTAAGTTCTTCTCAAAGGGTGGGCATAAGCTTCCTGATTCTATTGAGGATCAGATTGAAAAGGCTATGGAGTCGTTGCCGGAGACTGGCCCTACGGGGCATGGGATTGGGCGTGTGATTGAAGAAGCTGTGGATGCGCAGCAGCATTATTTGGATCATCTTGCTGAGTCGATGCCACGTCGGCTTGATGGGATTACGGTGGTGGTCGATTGTGCGAATGGTGCAGCCTCGACTGTGGCTCCCTTGGCTTATGAGGCTGCGGGTGCGCGGGTGATTGCGGTGCATAATGAGCCAAGTGCCTACAATATCAACGATAATTGTGGCTCGACTCATATTGATCAGGTGCGTCAGGCGGTGCTGAAGCATGGTGCTGATTTGGGTCTTGCGCATGATGGTGATGCGGATCGCTGCTTGGCGGTGGATGCTGAGGGTGCTGTGGTTGATGGTGACCAGATTATGGCGATTTTGGCGCTTGCGATGAAGGAAAATGGTGAGCTGCGCAAGTCGACGTTGGTGGCGACGGTGATGAGTAATTTGGGTTTGCGTTTGGCCATGGACGAGGCTGGAATTACATTGCGGACAACCAAGGTGGGGGATCGTTATGTGCTGGAGGATCTCAACGCGGGCGGTTATTCGTTGGGCGGTGAGCAGTCGGGGCACATTGTGATGCCTGATTATGGCACGACTGGCGATGGAACGTTGACTGGTTTGGCGTTGATGAGTCGGATGGCGGAGACGAATGTGTCGTTGCAGTCTTTGGCGGGTGCGATGACGGTGTTGCCGCAGGTGTTGATTAATGTGCCGGTGTCGGATAAGTCGGTGATTGCGTCGCATCCAGATGTGGCGGCGGCACTCGAGATGGCTGAGGATGAGT